A single genomic interval of Lathyrus oleraceus cultivar Zhongwan6 chromosome 7, CAAS_Psat_ZW6_1.0, whole genome shotgun sequence harbors:
- the LOC127103471 gene encoding uncharacterized protein LOC127103471: MDRTWMYDRVYSNRHGLKEEYVRGVKDFVKRALKQPICKSEGGIRCPCINCKCLKIRTPTNVRLHLYRDGFQPDYWIWTQHGEVELNVNTRNDSNSSEHVHHDDQIEAMNQMVYDAYRPYGVFSHVNDNIEVEEYTEDEFPNEDAKRFYDKLISFNKPIYEGATQSILSISTQLLEIRSNWHVPQKGLDFVAQMLKSVCPVQKCLPENYYQATQLVSKLGLKVEKIDCCKNGCMLYYKDDSNLSECKFCNAPRFIPRKTGMGKYKDIPVKRMFYFPIIPRLQRLYASTESASEMRWHHMNKNSSNILRHPSDGKAWKHFDSVYPDISREPRNVRLGLCSDGFTPYIQASASPYSCWPIIVTPYNLPPEMCMTKPYLFLACLIPGPKNPKLKIDVYLQPLIDDLHRLWSNGILTYDISTKQNFIMKACLMWTINDFPAYGMLSGWGTQGKLACPHCMEHTDAFTLKSGHKNSWFDCHRRFLPSNHSFRRSKRSFLKNRVVTNEPPPISTGKDIWAVISNFPKVTEIGWEAKWKEFEGYGVDHNWKKRSIFWDLPYWKDNLLRHNLDVMHIEKNVFDNIFNTVMNVKDKTKDNEKAREDLAKLCFRGDLELQPLENGKNGKPKASYTLTKSEAKLVCKWLKELRMPDGYASNLSRCANVEKGTVHGMKSHDCHVFMECLLPIAFHSLPDLVWKPLTELSRFFKDLCCNTLRMDDLIKLDENIPIIICKLERIFPPGFFDSMEHLPIHLAKEAILGGPVQYRWMYPFERFMGVSKRAVTNKARVEGSICSDYIHRETNYFCSHYFNSFRLLPTINLSNKPHLDNDDILPTMSILQSGGRPSGKSRKYFLSDKEWKSSHVHVLINCDEVKPYLDIFLENHSLDIEDSSGRIHIEFPIWLKKYVNEETNGVTNQDIIALSRSPASMAISWNMYFINGYKFHTEEWSKGRKTSNCGVHVKGLAEGGNTDFYGIIKHIFELDYFGLKHKIPVFNCEWFDPTRNTGTKVHPQYKTVDIKMDKRYRPYDPFILAQNARQVYYVPYPEMCRDMRGWCAAITTKPRGRVEIDNIEDEVPYQSDGMLPALPNVEIEAISCLRDMSQLDVFEEIFDCSTSEADRGH, from the exons ATGGATCGTACTTGGATGTACGATAGAGTATATTCCAATAGACACGGATTGAAAGAAGAGTATGTTCGCGGGGTTAAAGACTTCGTAAAGAGGGCTTTGAAACAACCTATTTGTAAATCTGAGGGAGGGATAAGGTGTCCATGTATAAATTGCAAGTGTCTCAAGATAAGAACACCAACTAATGTTAGACTTCACTTGTATCGAGATGGATTTCAACCAGACTATTGGATTTGGACTCAACATGGAGAAGTAGAGCTCAATGTTAATACAAGGAATGATTCAAATAGTAGTGAGCATGTGCATCATGATGACCAAATTGAGGCAATGAATCAGATGGTGTATGATGCTTATAGGCCTTATGGAGTATTCTCTCACGTGAATGATAACATAGAAGTTGAGGAATATACGGAGGATGAGTTTCCCAACGAAGATGCCAAACGATTTTATGACAAGTTGATATCTTTCAACAAGCCCATTTATGAGGGAGCTACCCAATCAATATTATCAATATCTACTCAACTTCTTGAAATTAGGTCTAATTGGCATGTACCACAAAAAGGTTTAGATTTTGTTGCACAAATGCTTAAAAGTGTATGTCCAGTTCAAAAATGCTTGCCCGAGAACTATTACCAAGCAACACAGTTGGTATCTAAGTTAGGGCTAAAGGTTGAGAAGATTGATTGTTGTAAGAATGGTTGTATGTTATATTACAAGGATGATAGCAATCTATCAGAGTGCAAATTTTGTAATGCTCCTAGGTTCATTCCTCGCAAGACTGGCATGGGAAAGTACAAAGATATCCCAGTGAAGAGAATGTTCTACTTCCCAATCATTCCCAGATTACAAAGATTGTATGCATCAACTGAGTCGGCAAGTGAAATGAGATGGCATCACATGAACAAAAATAGTTCCAACATCCTTCGCCACCCGTCAGATGGAAAAGCATGGAAACATTTTGATAGTGTATATCCTGACATTTCTAGGGAACCCAGAAATGTAAGGTTGGGTCTGTGTTCAGATGGTTTTACTCCTTACATTCAAGCGTCTGCTTCTCCATACTCATGTTGGCCAATAATAGTTACTCCGTATAATCTCCCCCCTGAAATGTGCATGACCAAACCATACTTGTTTTTGGCATGCCTCATACCCGGACCTAAAAACCCTAAATTAAAGATAGATGTCTACTTGCAACCATTGATTGATGATCTACATCGATTGTGGTCCAATGGAATATTGACCTATGATATATCTACAAAACAAAACTTCATCATGAAAGCCTGCTTGATGTGgacaattaatgattttccagccTATGGTATGTTATCTGGATGGGGAACACAAGGTAAattggcatgccctcattgtATGGAACACACTGATGCTTTCACCTTGAAAAGTGGCCATAAGAATTCCTGGTTTGACTGTCATCGTCGTTTCTTGCCATCTAATCACTCCTTCAGAAGGAGTAAAAGAAGTTTCCTAAAAAATAGGGTTGTGACCAATGAGCCACCTCCCATTTCCACAGGGAAAGATATATGGGCGGTAATAAGTAATTTTCCAAAAGTTACTGAAATTGGATGGGAGGCGAAATGGAAAGAATTCGAAGGGTATGGAGTGGATCACAATTGGAAAAAGCGAAGTATTTTTTGGGATCTCCCATATTGGAAGGATAACTTGTTAAGGCATAACCTCGATGTGATGCACATAGAAAAAAACGTCTTCGATAATATATTTAATACTGTCATGAATGTTAAGGATAAAACAAAGGATAATGAAAAGGCAAGAGAAGACTTGGCTAAATTATGCTTTCGCGGGGACTTGGAGCTCCAACCCTTAGAAAACGGAAAGAATGGTAAACCAAAGGCTAGTTACACTCTAACCAAATCTGAAGCCAAGTTGGTTTGTAAATGGCTTAAGGAATTGAGAATGCCAGATGGCTATGCTTCAAACCTCAGTAGGTGTGCCAATGTAGAAAAGGGTACGGTGCATGGGATGAAGAGCCATGATTGTCATGTTTTCATGGAATGTTTACTCCCAATTGCATTCCATTCATTGCCAGATTTGGTTTGGAAACCATTAACTGAGCTAAGTCGATTCTTTAAAGATCTTTGTTGCAATACATTGAGGATGGACGACTTAATTAAGTTGGATGAGAATATTCCAATTATCATATGCAAGTTGGAAAGGATTTTTCCACCAGGTTTCTTTGACTCAATGGAGCATCTTCCAATCCATCTTGCCAAAGAAGCAATTCTAGGTGGTCCAGTACAGTACCGATGGATGTATCCATTCGAAAG ATTTATGGGAGTCTCAAAGAGGGCAGTGACAAATAAGGCTAGAGTTGAAGGTTCCATATGCAGTGATTATATACATCGCGAGACAAATTACTTTTGCTCTCATTATTTCAACTCTTTCCGTTTGTTGCCAACCATAAATCTTAGTAACAAACCTCATTTAGACAATGATGACATTCTACCTACAATGTCCATTCTACAAAGTGGCGGTCGACCAAGTGGGAAGTCACGAAAATATTTTCTATCTGATAAGGAATGGAAGTCTTCACATGTGCATGTCTTGATAAATTGTGATGAGGTTAAACCATATCTTGA CATATTCTTAGAGAACCACTCTCTAGATATAGAAGATTCATCTGGGCGCATACATATAGAGTTTCCCATATGGCTGAAGAAATATGTAAATGAGGAGACAAATGGAGTTACTAACCAAGATATAATTGCCTTATCTCGCAGTCCTGCATCAATGGCCATATCATGGAACATGTATTTTATCAATGGGTACAAGTTTCATACTGAAGAATGGAGCAAAGGTAGAAAAACTAGCAATTGTGGTGTGCACGTGAAAGGTCTTGCAGAAGGAGGAAATACTGATTTTTATGGAATAATCAAACATATCTTTGAGCTAGATTACTTTGGTCTGAAGCATAAGATTCCAGTTTTTAATTGTGAATGGTTTGATCCAACAAGGAATACGGGCACAAAGGTTCACCCACAATATAAAACTGTGGATATTAAGATGGATAAACGTTATCGTCCTTATGATCCTTTCATCCTTGCGCAAAATGCAAGACAAGTGTATTATGTCCCATATCCAGAAATGTGTAGAGATATGCGTGGATGGTGTGCGGCAATCACCACAAAACCAAGGGGTCGCGTAGAGATTGACAACATAGAGGATGAAGTACCTTATCAATCTGATGGGATGTTACCGGCGCTACCCAATGTAGAAATTGAAGCAATATCTTGTTTGCGTGACATGTCACAATTAGATGTGTTTGAAGAGATTTTTGATTGCTCTACTAGTGAAGCAGATAGAGGGCATTGA
- the LOC127103472 gene encoding uncharacterized protein LOC127103472, giving the protein MTKRGGKAKVLAPGKLQEERNRIINKKHIVRKPAQTTLSMQDASSAPTPAQAAPSVQVASSMPTSASKKSSVQAASSMPTPAQEASSVQVASSMPTSASKKSCVQAASLMPTPAQAASSVQAASSMPTPAQAASSVQAASSMPTPAPTVVPVHATTSEKFSFMPTPTLSHQTMAGPQSINLQTMASPSNLAEEEDVDADEDEAVGQETITPLVPTIDENGKVIIKPSGTGLVPAKEVAGAINYAIRKQFYKPIHHWSALDPDTKADWFKLFGEKVSWDPFDHAFVYSAFEKKGRKRLNDMLGKARRKGTRPSWIGDDAWVELQTYWKKTEFLAVSSQNKTNRASARGGAVHTTGRKAHIDVALQLSRELQRDLRPDELFLKTHKRKNGEWVDSRAASTYVSSRKFYCNQFAVLFDICLKFLQSVCCAFEIPTSCYQFENEIRLRFQKTFIKKFDAELQPTEEGNGEVVQVLDGERVNQLWTEAAGGRNRGRVYGAADLAINLKRGSKSFTQQSQTPQHSMFGMSLEAERAARIRAEQIAEAATTQLQEANEAMRAATEAAKAATETAQRMEREMNAWKEFMMKKFDTSTFVSHSHHYDDDLDDQSLDED; this is encoded by the exons ATGACTAAAAGAGGTGGAAAAGCTAAGGTATTAGCACCAGGAAAACTTCAAGAAGAACGAAATCGCATAATTAACAAGAAGCATATCGTTAGGAAACCTGCTCAAACAACATTGTCTATGCAGGATGCATCATCGGCACCAACACCAGCTCAGGCAGCACCGTCCGTGCAGGTTGCATCGTCGATGCCGACATCAGCTTCGAAAAAATCATCTGTGCAGGCTGCATCGTCGATGCCAACACCAGCTCAGGAAGCATCGTCCGTGCAGGTTGCATCATCAATGCCAACATCAGCTTCTAAAAAATCGTGTGTGCAGGCTGCATCGTTGATGCCAACACCAGCTCAGGCAGCATCGTCCGTGCAGGCTGCATCGTCGATGCCAACACCAGCTCAGGCAGCATCGTCTGTGCAGGCTGCATCGTCGATGCCAACACCAGCTCCAACTGTAGTACCTGTTCATGCCACTACCTCTGAGAAATTCAGTTTTATGCCTACTCCAACTTTAAGCCATCAAACAATGGCTGGCCCTCAAAGTATAAACCTTCAAACAATGGCTAGCCCTTCAAATTTGGCAGAGGAGGAAGATGTGGATGCTGATGAGGATGAGGCGGTGGGTCAAGAAACTATTACCCCTCTTGTGCCAACAATAGATGAGAATGGGAAAGTTATTATAAAACCATCTGGTACTGG GCTAGTTCCTGCCAAAGAAGTTGCTGGTGCCATTAATTATGCGATACGCAAACAATTTTATAAACCTATACATCATTGGTCTGCACTCGATCCTGATACGAAAGCTGATTGGTTTAAGTTGTTTGGA gAGAAGGTTTCGTGGGATCCTTTCGATCATGCATTTGTCTATAGCGCATTtgaaaaaaaaggaagaaaacGATTAAACGACATGTTGGGGAAGGCGAGGAGAAAAGGGACTCGACCTTCATGGATTGGTGATGATGCTTGGGTTGAACTTCAAACTTATTGGAAAAAGACCGAGTTTTTGGCTGTGTCTTCTCAAAACAAGACCAATCGAGCTTCCGCAAGAGGCGGAGCAGTCCACACCACAGGCCGTAAGGCTCATATTGATGTTGCACTTCAACTT TCACGTGAACTTCAAAGGGATCTGCGTCCCGATGAGTTATTTTTAAAAACACACAAGAGGAAAAATGGTGAATGGGTTGACAGTCGTGCTGCATCTACTTATGTAAGTTCTCGTAAATTTTACTGCAATCAGTTTGCTGTGCTGTTTGATATTTGTTTGAAATTCCTGCAATCAGTTTGCTGTGCT TTTGAAATTCCTACTTCCTGCTATCAGTTTGAAAATGAAATCCGATTGAGGTTTCAA AAGACTTTTATAAAGAAGTTTGATGCAGAACTTCAGCCAACTGAAGAAGGGAATGGAGAGGTTGTTCAAGTGTTAGATGGAGAGCGTGTAAATCAGCTATGGACAGAGGCTGCTGGGGGCCGTAACCGTGGTCGAGTTTATGGCGCTGCAGATTTAGCTATTAATCTAAAACGTGGATCAAAAAGTTTTACCCAACAATCTCAAACTCCTCAACACTCTATGTTTGGGATGTCATTAGAAGCTGAAAGAGCAGCTAGAATTAGAGCTGAACAAATTGCCGAGGCTGCAACGACCCAATTACAAGAGGCTAACGAAGCAATGCGAGCTGCTACCGAGGCTGCAAAAGCTGCTACCGAGACTGCACAAAGGATGGAGAGGGAGATGAATGCTTGGAAGGAATTTATGATGAAGAAATTTGACACTTCAACTTTTGTATCACATTCTCATCATTATGATGACGATTTGGATGATCAATCATTAGATGAAGATTGA
- the LOC127105234 gene encoding uncharacterized protein LOC127105234 — protein sequence MAIFETNIKSSLHLRSNSLPSTPHPLVSQFEDNLHKLKSSESTSTVSSSSVCNKLNGTQDLHDCIDKLLHLHYEQLALAQECNEKCVDELLEGSLRILDICSIAKDCLLLSKENIHELQSVIRRGNDTRFKVEGVKYMALRKNIKKQIRKAMLKLKAMKNELKASSSSNKNNNSSTVFGILKEAESVTLCSLEHLLLFISDPKGRAKYSRWSAISKLMHSKRAVCDSLESETNEFKKVDSDLQSLIIQKPSSTETFQSHMDDLEICIQDLEIEVEQISRKLIRNRVSLLNIFNH from the coding sequence ATGGCAATTTTTGAAACAAACATAAAGAGCTCTCTACATCTTCGAAGCAACAGCTTACCCTCCACACCTCACCCTCTTGTATCACAATTTGAGGACAATTTGCACAAGTTAAAGAGTTCTGAAAGTACCTCCACAGTGTCATCGTCTTCGGTATGCAACAAACTTAATGGCACGCAAGATTTGCATGACTGCATTGATAAGTTACTTCACTTGCATTATGAACAGCTAGCCTTAGCACAAGAGTGCAATGAAAAATGTGTTGATGAGCTACTAGAAGGATCACTTAGGATCTTGGATATCTGCAGTATAGCTAAGGATTGCCTTTTGTTATCAAAGGAAAACATTCATGAACTGCAGTCAGTCATCAGAAGAGGCAATGATACTAGATTCAAAGTTGAGGGTGTAAAATACATGGCTTTGAGGAAAAACATAAAGAAGCAAATTCGAAAGGCGATGTTAAAATTGAAAGCAATGAAGAATGAGTTAAAGGCTTCTTCCTCAAGCAACAAAAACAATAACTCTTCGACCGTGTTTGGAATCTTGAAAGAAGCAGAATCAGTTACCCTGTGCTCACTAGAACATCTGTTGCTATTTATATCTGATCCTAAAGGACGCGCAAAGTACAGCAGATGGTCAGCAATTTCTAAGTTGATGCATTCTAAAAGAGCAGTTTGTGACTCTCTAGAATCAGAGACAAATGAATTTAAGAAGGTGGATTCAGACTTGCAGTCCCTCATCATCCAGAAGCCTTCATCTACTGAAACTTTTCAAAGTCATATGGACGATTTGGAGATATGCATTCAAGATCTAGAAATAGAAGTTGAACAAATATCAAGAAAATTAATTAGAAATAGAGTTTCACTTCTTAACATATTCAACCATTAA
- the LOC127106158 gene encoding uncharacterized protein LOC127106158, with product MAVIEINTKSSLHLRSNSLPSAPHPLVSQLEDNLHRLKTSEGASSASSSLICNKLNGMQDLHDCIDKLLQLPIQQQTLVQECNEKCVDELLEGSLRILDICSIAKDFLLLSTENIHELQSIIRRRRGNETGFTVEGAKYMAFRKNMKKQIRKKLVNLRSLKNDLISSSSNNKENNSLPMLRFLKEAEAVTLSSLEHLLLFICDPKGHSKNGRWSAISKLMHSKRVVCDSQDSDTNEFEKVDAALSSLISHKSLSTENCPMEDLEMCIQDLEIGVEQISRKLIRNRVSLLNIFNH from the coding sequence ATGGCAGTCATTGAAATAAACACAAAGAGCTCTCTGCATCTTCGCAGCAACAGCTTACCCTCCGCACCTCACCCTCTTGTATCACAATTGGAGGACAATTTGCATAGATTGAAGACATCAGAAGGTGCCTCTTCAGCGTCATCATCTTTGATATGCAACAAACTAAATGGCATGCAAGATTTGCATGACTGCATTGATAAGTTGCTTCAATTGCCGATTCAACAACAAACCTTAGTACAAGAATGCAATGAAAAATGTGTCGATGAGCTACTAGAAGGATCACTTAGGATCTTGGATATCTGTAGTATAGCTAAGGATTTCCTTTTGCTATCAACCGAAAACATCCATGAACTACAATCAATAATCAGAAGAAGGAGAGGCAATGAAACTGGATTCACAGTTGAGGGTGCCAAATACATGGCTTTTAGGAAGAACATGAAGAAGCAAATCCGAAAGAAGTTGGTAAATTTGAGGTCATTGAAGAATGATTTGATTTCTTCTTCCTCAAACAACAAAGAAAACAACTCTTTGCCTATGCTTCGATTCTTGAAAGAAGCAGAAGCAGTCACCCTAAGCTCACTAGAACATTTGTTGCTATTTATCTGTGATCCAAAAGGGCACTCAAAGAATGGAAGATGGTCAGCAATATCCAAGTTGATGCATTCTAAAAGAGTAGTTTGTGACTCTCAAGATTCAGACACAAATGAATTTGAGAAAGTGGATGCAGCTTTGTCGTCTCTCATCAGCCACAAGTCTTTATCTACTGAAAATTGTCCTATGGAAGATTTGGAGATGTGCATTCAAGATCTAGAAATAGGAGTTGAACAAATATCAAGAAAATTAATTAGAAATAGAGTTTCACTTCTTAACATATTCAACCATTAA
- the LOC127105286 gene encoding uncharacterized protein LOC127105286, producing the protein MAIIETNTKSSLHLRSNSLPSTSHPLISQFEVNLQRLNTSEAASASSSESSSSICNKLNDIQNLHDCIDNLLQLPNEQQTLAQECNEKCIDDLLEGSLRILDICSIAKDCLLLSKENTQELQSVIRRKRGIETGFKVEFVKYMALRKNMKKQIQKALANLKAIKLIASSSNNNNANNSSTMFRILKEAETVTISSLEHLLLFICDPKGHSNNRRWSAISKLMHSKRVVCDSQELDTNEFEKVDAALLSLISHKSLSTENYQSHMEDLEMCIQDLEIGVEQISRKLIRNRVSLLNIFNH; encoded by the coding sequence ATGGCAATCATTGAAACAAACACAAAAAGCTCTCTGCATCTTCGCAGTAACAGCTTACCATCCACATCTCACCCTCTTATATCACAATTTGAGGTCAATTTGCAAAGATTGAACACTTCGGAAGCTGCCTCTGCCTCTTCATCAGAGTCATCATCTTCAATATGCAACAAACTTAATGACATCCAGAATTTGCATGATTGCATCGATAACTTACTTCAATTACCAAATGAACAACAAACCTTAGCACAAGAGTGCAATGAAAAATGTATCGATGACCTACTAGAAGGATCACTTAGGATCTTGGATATCTGCAGTATAGCTAAGGATTGCCTTTTGCTATCAAAGGAAAACACGCAAGAACTACAGTCAGTCATCAGAAGAAAGAGAGGAATTGAAACTGGATTCAAAGTTGAGTTTGTAAAATACATGGCTTTGAGGAAGAACATGAAGAAACAAATTCAGAAGGCGTTGGCAAATTTGAAAGCAATCAAGTTGATTGCTTCTTCCTCAAACAACAACAACGCCAATAACTCTTCGACCATGTTTAGAATCTTGAAAGAAGCAGAAACAGTCACAATAAGCTCACTAGAACATTTGCTGCTATTTATCTGTGATCCAAAAGGACACTCAAATAACAGAAGATGGTCAGCAATATCCAAGTTGATGCATTCTAAAAGAGTAGTTTGTGATTCTCAAGAATTAGACACAAATGAATTTGAGAAGGTGGATGCAGCTTTGTTGTCTCTCATCAGCCACAAGTCTTTATCTACTGAAAATTATCAAAGTCATATGGAAGATTTGGAGATGTGCATTCAAGACCTAGAAATAGGAGTTGAACAAATATCAAGAAAATTAATAAGAAATAGAGTCTCACTTCTTAACATATTCAACCATTAA
- the LOC127107358 gene encoding uncharacterized protein LOC127107358 — MATTIPFSPTSHHQPRSKSLPSKPHPLILQCNQHLASLESLDEINTSSLFGRKLTDLQALHDCVENLVLLPLTQQVLVQARQEKWIDELLDGSLRLLDVCSVAKDSLIHTKECARELQSIMRRKRGGEMEVTAEVRKFLASRKVVKKAILKALENLKTNVKKGKGKLSSPSINKDHEKVTLVSLLRDVEVITLSMMESLLIFISGPAQSKPSNYWSLVSKLMMQNKKVSSTHEGDQNEFSNVDAALQSFVFNVTRKSDNVNHLQNQLENLESVVQEFVEALEVLFKRFIRIRVSLLNILNH; from the coding sequence ATGGCTACTACAATTCCTTTTAGTCCAACCTCACATCACCAACCTCGCTCGAAAAGCTTGCCTTCGAAACCGCACCCTCTAATTCTACAATGCAATCAACACTTGGCGAGTTTAGAGTCTTTAGATGAAATCAACACTTCATCGTTGTTCGGTCGCAAGCTAACCGATCTTCAAGCGTTACATGATTGCGTGGAAAATTTGGTTTTGCTACCTCTTACTCAACAAGTGCTTGTTCAAGCGCGTCAAGAGAAATGGATAGACGAGCTTTTAGACGGGTCGTTAAGACTCCTTGACGTGTGTTCGGTAGCAAAGGATTCTCTAATTCATACGAAGGAATGCGCACGCGAACTTCAGTCGATTATGAGACGGAAAAGAGGAGGCGAAATGGAGGTAACGGCGGAGGTGAGGAAATTCTTGGCTTCTAGGAAGGTAGTAAAGAAAGCAATCCTCAAAGCTTTGGAGAATTTGAAGACTAATGTGAAGAAAGGTAAAGGAAAATTATCATCTCCTAGCATTAATAAGGATCATGAAAAAGTGACTTTGGTTAGTTTGTTAAGAGATGTGGAAGTGATTACTCTTTCTATGATGGAGTCACTTTTGATTTTTATCTCTGGACCGGCGCAATCGAAACCAAGTAATTATTGGTCATTGGTTTCGAAGCTTATGATGCAGAACAAGAAGGTTTCTTCCACACATGAAGGTGATCAGAATGAGTTTTCCAATGTTGATGCTGCTTTGCAGTCTTTTGTGTTTAATGTGACAAGAAAGTCAGATAATGTCAATCATTTGCAGAATCAATTGGAAAATTTGGAGTCTGTTGTTCAAGAGTTTGTGGAAGCGCTTGAAGTTCTTTTTAAACGGTTTATTAGGATTAGAGTTTCTCTTCTCAACATCCTTAATCACTAG